A genomic stretch from Haemophilus parainfluenzae ATCC 33392 includes:
- a CDS encoding YcxB family protein, translating to MEITYQPVLDKNYTKAVKKISRDIYKHNKFRKMMRLGDFLLYLFCLIPSLFIAFFMRNWAEVLYDYYENILAYYAGYILFAISMLSFFYALLIRPYLNMCMIKNQIGDKMEKGSQTIRIQEDGLYIKIDLCQTLYSYHYIHNIENKYGYLVIRVGSGLFLDIPYSAFQNDAHREAFESALQEKINAYQVEPLSK from the coding sequence ATGGAAATTACCTATCAACCCGTATTAGATAAAAATTATACTAAGGCAGTAAAAAAAATAAGCCGCGATATTTATAAGCACAATAAATTTCGTAAAATGATGCGGCTTGGCGATTTTTTATTATATTTATTTTGCTTGATACCAAGTCTTTTTATTGCATTTTTCATGAGGAATTGGGCTGAAGTTCTTTATGATTATTACGAGAATATTTTGGCCTATTATGCGGGATATATATTGTTTGCTATCTCAATGCTTTCTTTTTTCTACGCTCTTCTAATACGACCTTATTTGAATATGTGTATGATTAAAAACCAAATAGGCGACAAAATGGAGAAAGGAAGTCAAACCATACGAATTCAAGAAGATGGCTTATATATTAAAATAGATCTCTGCCAAACATTATATAGTTATCATTATATTCATAATATTGAAAATAAATATGGCTATTTAGTAATTAGAGTTGGTTCTGGATTGTTTTTAGATATTCCTTATTCCGCTTTTCAAAATGATGCTCATCGAGAAGCATTTGAATCTGCTTTGCAAGAAAAAATCAACGCTTACCAAGTAGAGCCTTTAAGCAAATAG
- a CDS encoding DMT family transporter, with translation MNPLRIHLQLIGMAILWGASWPWGRVVAQAMPTFVASSLRFFFAIIPLMIWLYVANRFKYAKQLSANQWVGLFVTAFFGVFAYSTFFIWGLKYLPAGQAAVIVATNPVFTTLLAIFLFKEKWNRWVIIGMTIAMGGSLLALTKGNFLQMMDSFGFGQILLIAALICWVVYTLLARKVLAGIDSLTATTLSSIFGFLLLFMSALCVESTDDWLTVLNLSQGEWISLLGLAFGATVLAYAWYFDGVKYLGAGNASAYIILVPILGILFSAVWLNEQVDFSLIIGGILAVSGLGIMHWGRRLIK, from the coding sequence ATGAATCCTCTCCGCATTCACTTACAATTAATTGGAATGGCCATTTTATGGGGAGCCTCTTGGCCTTGGGGACGAGTGGTTGCTCAGGCCATGCCGACATTTGTCGCCTCAAGTTTGCGATTCTTTTTCGCCATTATTCCTCTCATGATTTGGTTATATGTGGCAAATCGTTTCAAATATGCAAAACAACTTAGTGCAAATCAGTGGGTTGGTTTGTTTGTCACCGCCTTTTTCGGTGTTTTTGCCTATTCCACGTTTTTTATCTGGGGGCTGAAATATCTTCCTGCGGGACAAGCGGCTGTTATTGTGGCAACGAACCCTGTCTTTACTACGCTTTTGGCGATTTTTTTATTTAAAGAAAAGTGGAATCGTTGGGTAATAATCGGGATGACTATTGCCATGGGGGGATCATTATTGGCTCTCACGAAAGGGAATTTTTTACAGATGATGGATTCCTTTGGCTTTGGGCAAATATTATTAATTGCCGCACTAATTTGTTGGGTCGTTTATACCTTATTGGCTAGAAAAGTACTCGCGGGTATTGATTCACTCACTGCAACCACATTATCTTCTATTTTTGGGTTTCTATTGTTATTTATGAGTGCGTTATGCGTGGAAAGTACTGACGATTGGCTTACGGTATTGAATTTATCTCAAGGTGAGTGGATCAGTTTGCTTGGCCTTGCATTTGGTGCCACAGTATTGGCCTACGCCTGGTATTTTGATGGCGTGAAATACTTAGGCGCAGGGAATGCCTCAGCTTATATTATTCTAGTGCCGATTTTAGGGATTTTATTTTCAGCCGTTTGGTTGAATGAGCAAGTGGATTTTTCCTTGATTATTGGTGGTATTTTAGCTGTGTCAGGGCTCGGTATTATGCACTGGGGAAGAAGGTTAATTAAATGA
- the rfaC gene encoding lipopolysaccharide heptosyltransferase RfaC, with translation MKVCVIKTSSMGDIIHTLPALTDAQIAIPNLSIDWVVEENFAEIPRWHSAVKQIIPIALRRWRKSPFSAQTKKEWKSYRTLLQVNQYDAVIDAQGLFKSAFFATRLANGVKHGYDRKSIREPIASFFYDKKYAISYQQHAVERIRQLFAQALSYPLPKEKGDYGIARHFISTDSIEPYVIFFHATTRDEKHWPEKEWRNLIEKLTALSIQIRLPWGNEKEKARAERLVSGLPHAMILPKLSLNELADQITNAKAVVSVDTGLAHLTAALDKPNITLYGATDPTLIGCYGKNQHYLTANSMGNITSEQVLSSLSTLIK, from the coding sequence ATGAAAGTATGCGTGATCAAAACGTCTTCCATGGGCGATATAATCCATACTTTGCCGGCATTAACTGATGCGCAAATAGCTATACCCAATCTTTCTATTGATTGGGTGGTGGAAGAGAATTTTGCCGAAATTCCACGTTGGCATTCTGCCGTGAAACAAATCATTCCAATTGCCTTAAGACGTTGGCGAAAATCGCCTTTTTCGGCTCAAACAAAAAAAGAGTGGAAATCTTACCGCACTTTATTGCAAGTCAATCAGTATGATGCCGTGATTGATGCACAAGGGCTTTTTAAAAGTGCCTTTTTTGCGACACGCTTAGCCAATGGTGTTAAACATGGCTATGATCGGAAAAGTATTCGAGAGCCAATAGCCTCATTCTTCTACGATAAGAAATATGCCATATCCTATCAACAACATGCGGTAGAGCGTATTCGTCAACTTTTTGCTCAAGCATTATCTTATCCATTACCAAAAGAAAAAGGGGATTATGGTATTGCTCGTCATTTTATTTCAACTGATTCTATCGAGCCTTACGTGATCTTTTTTCATGCTACGACAAGGGATGAGAAGCATTGGCCAGAAAAAGAATGGCGAAATTTAATCGAAAAACTAACCGCACTTTCTATTCAAATTCGTTTGCCTTGGGGGAATGAAAAAGAAAAGGCGAGAGCGGAACGATTAGTTTCTGGCTTGCCTCATGCCATGATTTTACCTAAGCTTTCATTAAATGAATTGGCTGATCAAATTACTAATGCGAAAGCGGTGGTATCCGTAGATACAGGGCTTGCTCATTTAACTGCAGCATTGGATAAACCTAATATTACGCTTTATGGCGCAACTGATCCGACCTTAATTGGCTGTTATGGTAAAAATCAGCATTATTTAACAGCGAATTCAATGGGAAATATTACTTCAGAGCAGGTTCTTTCTAGCCTAAGTACATTAATTAAATAA